The following are encoded in a window of Peromyscus leucopus breed LL Stock chromosome X, UCI_PerLeu_2.1, whole genome shotgun sequence genomic DNA:
- the LOC114701533 gene encoding melanoma-associated antigen B5-like yields MPRGHKNKRHARKKRHQARGEAQACGGVQETVEEPQEAAEKSSAASQTQPEAESSSTPEAPQKATPSASSTLSISSSESRENSCGESEEFQEKESPVEDQPCTIRPHQDMVARKVIVLLQHLLHNFNLRQLTTKEGMLKVITKKYEDDFPEIFRKASQKLEDAFAVEVREVNSSEPSYNLISKLKLPNNGRIRAGKGFPKTAFVMCVLGIILIRGNCASEEDIWKVLKKKRIYPGKKHRIFGEPRKLLTHYLVKLQYLEYRQVAGSVPPRYEFLWGPQAYAETSKMKVLEYLAKINQTTPSAISAIYEEALKNDQGQTEARDEDDSDATDQTSEDPSVKLPANSTVPVDP; encoded by the coding sequence ATGCCTCGTGGTCATAAGAATAAGCGCCATGCCCGGAAGAAACGCCACCAGGCCCGAGGTGAGGCTCAGGCTTGTGGAGGTGTTCAGGAAACAGTAGAGGAACCACAAGAGGCAGCAGAAAAGTCCTCTGCTGCTTCCCAGACCCAGCCTGAGGCTGAGTCTTCCAGCACTCCCGAGGCTCCTCAGAAAGCAACACCATCTGCCTCAAGCACTCTGAGTATTTCTTCCTCTGAATCACGTGAGAATTCCTGTGGGGAAAGTGAAGAATTCCAGGAAAAGGAATCCCCCGTTGAGGACCAGCCCTGCACCATCCGTCCTCACCAAGATATGGTAGCAAGAAAGGTAATAGTGCTCTTACAGCACCTGCTCCACAACTTCAATTTGAGGCAGCTTACTACTAAGGAAGGCATGCTGAAGGTTATCACCAAGAAGTATGAAGACGACTTCCCTGAGATCTTCAGGAAAGCCTCTCAGAAGCTCGAAGATGCCTTTGCAGTGGAAGTGAGAGAAGTCAACTCCAGTGAGCCCTCATACAACCTCATCAGCAAGCTGAAGCTCCCCAACAATGGGAGGATTCGTGCTGGCAAAGGCTTTCCCAAGACTGCTTTTGTGATGTGTGTCTTAGGTATTATCCTCATTAGGGGCAATTGTGCCAGTGAAGAAGACATCTGGAAAGTCCTGAAGAAGAAGCGAATCTATCCAGGAAAGAAGCACCGCATCTTTGGTGAGCCCCGGAAGCTCCTGACCCACTATTTGGTGAAGCTGCAGTACCTGGAGTACAGGCAGGTGGCCGGCAGTGTTCCTCCACGCTATGAGTTCCTGTGGGGTCCCCAAGCCTATGCTGAAACAAGCAAGATGAAAGTCCTGGAATATTTGGCCAAGATAAACCAAACAACACCTAGTGCCATCTCTGCCATTTACGAAGAGGCTTTGAAAAATGACCAAGGAcaaacagaagccagagatgAAGATGACTCTGATGCCACTGACCAAACTAGTGAAGATCCCTCAGTAAAATTACCAGCAAATTCCACTGTCCCCGTTGACCCTTAA